The following proteins are co-located in the Streptomyces sp. NBC_00435 genome:
- a CDS encoding VCBS repeat-containing protein, with translation MKRTHVRALAALALTGTIAGLGTVPATATATAQGGAAQAQAAAAETVLPAAQRRIPRGTRVLDAGATGLLLAQEGDDRLFWIDYATGTRTALATRLASKPVYDVDNGYFTQAPFSFEPGYYGRGSDTVALYAATPAPHVSLRKGAGAAFADIALPPGQTYKGTFGDTVVTVTGDPNAPTGYHLLKAGAAGDPATDTPVPGAVPDGTESSVVVDGDAKSVIVRHTLPIPSGTVARWTVIDLATGQAKGLPDRPDPNDPYEITDFRLAPQGLLRIHGSRALVDLLDRANPDAAPLRTLDTSVLGQPEFALLGGESLLGVDPMSIGNNDRTGSILWSFTQGTEDRQVVLGSARQLVAAPDGSVVTVGSVAESSTSNGDVDWAVHRLTRSAAGATEVKRVATVEPVAASVYGLALGSGILNSSDNSTAYAPATIIGTFRTTRLSTGPGTPAVVSRTVDRSTGGRDADCSNWESKRCLEMFSAGDGNHGRRRPTEQDGTVLYPSGSTGWGPRVTTGESSPALTDLSGRFGIVEGLSSTKQYVTEFKEPDSGATLIKRERVASAVWGSTLWSGAAADGTISRQNLPQGAAQSVFKTLDNCVPNELQAVGRWVYWACPKDWGKPAAAGLFDQTSGKAVAVPADPALLGDGYLVRRTESKGLELTDLSGGVPAAGTALPTRVLVTKADLGVSLGRRTGWTVDRFGGHVAYVDDAERVHIVPTGVTASQLARIDSVEPAAALDLAAKPAQPWTGKWWLSKPAASWQLTVRDRTSGATTPVRSGADARGLIAPVWDGKDATGKLLYSGAYDWTLTAKPADGQGADLTVSGAVTLSGGAARPRDHVGDGFGDLLGFKADGTAEFRPGGGGAFGAAVPGSGWTGENAITAVVPFADVDGDGCNDVLARTKAGALRAYRPGCGKPLTPASPYSVIGSGGWNAYDTLVSPGDLTGDGRPDLLARNNTTGQLYSYELKGTALLPKKLVAEGLQGYLLAGARDLNGDGRGDMVGRDPAGKLWFYAGQSDGKLAPRVEIGGGWQVFDSLVGVGDITGDGRADLVARDKAGVLWRYNGRGNGKFDKAARIGDGWGAYATLS, from the coding sequence ATGAAACGCACACACGTGCGCGCGCTGGCAGCGCTCGCGCTGACCGGCACGATCGCCGGGCTGGGCACCGTACCGGCGACGGCGACGGCGACGGCTCAAGGGGGAGCGGCGCAGGCGCAGGCCGCGGCGGCCGAGACCGTACTGCCGGCGGCCCAGCGGCGCATTCCGCGCGGCACCCGCGTCCTCGACGCGGGGGCGACGGGCCTGCTCCTCGCCCAGGAGGGCGACGACCGGCTGTTCTGGATCGACTACGCGACGGGCACCCGGACCGCGCTGGCGACGCGTCTCGCGTCCAAGCCCGTGTACGACGTGGACAACGGCTACTTCACGCAGGCCCCGTTCAGCTTCGAGCCCGGGTACTACGGCAGGGGCTCCGACACGGTGGCCCTGTACGCCGCGACCCCGGCACCGCACGTGAGCCTCCGCAAGGGTGCGGGGGCCGCCTTCGCGGACATCGCCCTGCCGCCCGGCCAGACGTACAAGGGCACCTTCGGGGACACCGTGGTCACCGTCACCGGAGACCCGAACGCGCCCACCGGCTACCACCTGCTCAAGGCGGGGGCCGCCGGCGACCCGGCGACCGACACCCCGGTGCCCGGGGCGGTCCCGGACGGAACCGAGTCCAGTGTGGTGGTGGACGGTGACGCGAAGTCCGTGATCGTGCGCCACACCCTGCCGATCCCCTCCGGGACCGTTGCCCGCTGGACGGTGATCGACCTCGCCACCGGTCAGGCCAAGGGCCTGCCGGACCGGCCCGACCCCAACGACCCGTACGAGATCACCGACTTCCGGCTCGCGCCGCAGGGGCTCCTGCGGATCCACGGCAGCCGCGCCCTGGTGGATCTGCTGGACCGGGCGAACCCCGACGCGGCTCCCCTGCGCACGCTGGACACCTCGGTCCTCGGCCAGCCGGAGTTCGCGCTGCTCGGCGGTGAGAGCCTGCTGGGCGTGGACCCGATGAGCATCGGCAACAACGACCGGACCGGCTCCATCCTCTGGAGCTTCACGCAGGGCACCGAGGACCGTCAGGTGGTACTGGGGTCCGCGCGCCAGCTGGTCGCCGCTCCCGACGGCTCGGTCGTCACCGTGGGCTCCGTCGCGGAGTCGAGCACCAGCAACGGCGATGTCGACTGGGCCGTCCACCGGCTCACCCGGTCGGCGGCCGGTGCCACCGAGGTCAAGCGGGTCGCCACGGTCGAGCCGGTAGCGGCCTCGGTCTACGGCCTGGCCCTCGGCAGCGGCATCCTGAACTCCTCGGACAACAGCACCGCGTACGCGCCGGCCACGATCATCGGGACCTTCCGGACCACGCGCCTGAGCACCGGCCCCGGTACGCCCGCGGTCGTCTCCCGGACGGTCGACCGGTCCACCGGCGGCCGGGACGCGGACTGCTCGAACTGGGAGAGCAAGCGCTGCCTGGAGATGTTCTCCGCCGGAGACGGCAACCACGGCCGCCGCAGGCCCACCGAGCAGGACGGTACGGTCCTCTACCCGTCCGGCTCCACCGGCTGGGGCCCCCGGGTCACCACCGGGGAGAGCAGCCCCGCGCTCACCGACCTGTCGGGACGCTTCGGCATCGTCGAAGGACTTTCCTCCACGAAGCAGTACGTGACGGAGTTCAAGGAGCCCGATTCCGGAGCCACGCTGATCAAGCGCGAGCGGGTGGCCTCCGCGGTCTGGGGCTCGACCCTCTGGAGCGGTGCCGCGGCGGACGGCACGATCAGCCGGCAGAACCTGCCCCAGGGCGCCGCGCAGAGCGTCTTCAAGACGCTCGACAACTGCGTGCCGAACGAGCTCCAGGCCGTGGGCCGCTGGGTCTACTGGGCCTGCCCGAAGGACTGGGGCAAGCCGGCCGCGGCCGGCCTCTTCGACCAGACCTCCGGCAAGGCGGTGGCGGTCCCCGCCGATCCCGCGCTCCTCGGTGACGGCTACCTGGTACGCCGTACGGAGTCCAAGGGGCTCGAACTGACCGATTTGAGCGGCGGGGTGCCGGCCGCCGGTACGGCGCTGCCCACCCGGGTGCTGGTGACCAAGGCCGATCTCGGTGTCTCCCTGGGCCGCCGCACCGGCTGGACGGTCGACCGCTTCGGCGGCCACGTCGCCTACGTGGACGACGCGGAGCGCGTGCACATCGTGCCGACCGGTGTGACGGCCTCGCAGCTGGCGCGGATCGACTCGGTGGAGCCCGCCGCCGCACTGGACCTCGCGGCGAAGCCCGCGCAGCCGTGGACCGGGAAGTGGTGGCTGTCCAAGCCCGCCGCGTCGTGGCAGCTGACGGTCCGGGACAGGACCTCGGGCGCGACGACCCCGGTGCGGAGCGGCGCCGACGCGCGCGGACTCATCGCCCCTGTCTGGGACGGCAAGGACGCCACCGGCAAGCTCCTGTACAGCGGCGCGTACGACTGGACGCTCACCGCCAAGCCGGCCGACGGGCAGGGCGCCGACCTCACCGTCTCCGGGGCCGTCACGCTCTCCGGGGGCGCGGCCCGGCCGCGGGACCACGTCGGGGACGGGTTCGGGGACCTGCTCGGGTTCAAGGCCGACGGGACGGCCGAGTTCCGTCCCGGTGGCGGGGGCGCCTTCGGTGCCGCCGTCCCGGGCAGCGGCTGGACCGGCGAGAACGCGATCACCGCGGTGGTCCCGTTCGCCGACGTGGACGGCGACGGCTGCAACGACGTGCTCGCGCGGACGAAGGCCGGCGCGCTCCGGGCCTACCGCCCCGGCTGCGGGAAGCCGCTGACGCCCGCCTCGCCGTACTCGGTGATCGGGAGCGGCGGCTGGAACGCGTACGACACGCTCGTCTCCCCGGGAGACCTCACGGGGGACGGCCGGCCGGACCTGCTGGCGAGGAACAACACCACGGGACAGCTGTACTCGTACGAGCTCAAGGGCACTGCCCTGCTGCCCAAGAAGCTCGTCGCCGAGGGCCTGCAGGGATACCTGCTGGCCGGTGCGCGCGACCTGAACGGCGACGGCCGCGGCGACATGGTGGGCCGCGACCCCGCCGGCAAGCTGTGGTTCTACGCGGGGCAGTCCGACGGCAAGCTGGCACCCCGCGTCGAGATCGGCGGGGGCTGGCAGGTCTTCGACTCCCTCGTCGGCGTCGGTGACATCACCGGTGACGGCAGGGCCGATCTGGTGGCGCGCGACAAGGCGGGCGTCCTGTGGCGCTACAACGGCCGGGGCAACGGCAAGTTCGACAAGGCCGCCAGGATCGGCGACGGCTGGGGCGCGTACGCGACGCTCAGCTGA
- the crcB gene encoding fluoride efflux transporter CrcB, whose product MNWLVVILGGAVGAPLRYLTDRAVQVRHDSVFPWGTFVVNAAACLVLGALTGAVLDGAASSRLSLLLGTGLCGALSTYSTFSYETLRLAERGWKFLAAANVAGSVLVGLGGVTLGLQVARQLFA is encoded by the coding sequence GTGAACTGGCTCGTGGTGATCCTGGGCGGGGCCGTGGGGGCGCCGCTGCGCTACCTGACCGACCGCGCGGTGCAGGTCCGGCACGATTCGGTCTTCCCGTGGGGGACCTTCGTGGTGAACGCGGCCGCCTGCCTCGTGCTGGGAGCCCTGACCGGGGCGGTGCTGGACGGCGCGGCCTCCTCGCGGCTGAGCCTGCTGCTCGGGACGGGGCTGTGTGGGGCGCTCAGCACGTACTCGACGTTCTCCTACGAGACGCTGCGACTGGCGGAGCGGGGCTGGAAGTTCCTCGCGGCGGCGAACGTGGCGGGCTCGGTGCTGGTCGGGCTGGGCGGGGTCACGCTCGGGTTGCAGGTGGCGCGGCAGCTGTTCGCCTGA
- a CDS encoding PP2C family protein-serine/threonine phosphatase, whose product MAGLGRQGRGERAFGAVAGSSVVRRIVKMLPGTLIVLGFLFDVLTPPSFTGSPFFSAAPLIAAPLFTLRGTVLTGGVATLAVILLHIYNGTTLKVEALTELATVLTVSGLATLINIVVRRGTEQLASARGIAEAAQRAVLPTPAERIGGLHVSASYEAAQADAFIGGDLYAVQDTPYGVRLAVGDVRGKGLGAVEAVAVVLGAFREAAESEPTLEGVARRLERALAREGNRRDSLDAVEGFTTCVLGEIPPGAGLLRLVNRGHPEPLLLYADGGLAVLAPVEPALPLGMGDLGSWPDRAQEWHFPPGATLLLYTDGLTEGRDGTGAFYDPAERLRGRVFPGPDELLSALGSDVRRHTGGAATDDMALLAVARPGERQPERRRTVPVVPKGDGA is encoded by the coding sequence GTGGCGGGGCTGGGCCGGCAGGGCAGGGGCGAGCGCGCGTTCGGCGCGGTCGCCGGCAGCTCCGTGGTCCGACGGATCGTCAAGATGCTCCCCGGCACCCTGATCGTCCTCGGGTTCCTCTTCGACGTGCTGACCCCGCCGAGCTTCACCGGCTCCCCCTTCTTCTCCGCCGCCCCGCTCATCGCCGCCCCGCTGTTCACGCTCCGGGGCACCGTCCTGACCGGGGGCGTGGCCACCCTCGCCGTGATCCTGCTGCACATCTACAACGGCACCACCTTGAAGGTGGAGGCGCTGACCGAGCTGGCCACCGTCCTGACCGTCTCCGGGCTGGCCACGCTGATCAACATCGTCGTGCGGCGCGGTACGGAGCAGCTCGCCTCGGCGCGCGGGATCGCCGAGGCGGCGCAGCGCGCCGTGCTGCCGACGCCCGCCGAGCGCATCGGGGGCCTGCACGTCTCCGCCTCGTACGAGGCCGCGCAGGCGGACGCGTTCATCGGGGGCGACCTCTACGCCGTCCAGGACACCCCGTACGGGGTGCGCCTCGCGGTGGGTGACGTGCGCGGGAAGGGGCTCGGGGCGGTGGAGGCCGTCGCCGTGGTCCTGGGGGCGTTCCGGGAGGCGGCGGAGAGCGAGCCCACGCTGGAGGGTGTGGCGCGGCGGCTGGAGCGGGCGCTGGCCCGTGAGGGCAACCGGCGCGACAGCCTGGACGCGGTGGAGGGCTTCACCACCTGCGTGCTCGGGGAGATCCCGCCGGGCGCGGGCCTGCTGCGGCTCGTCAACCGGGGCCACCCCGAGCCGCTGCTGCTGTACGCGGACGGGGGCCTCGCGGTGCTGGCCCCCGTCGAGCCGGCGCTGCCGCTCGGGATGGGGGACCTGGGCAGCTGGCCGGACCGGGCGCAGGAGTGGCACTTCCCGCCGGGGGCCACGCTGCTCCTGTACACGGACGGGCTGACCGAGGGCCGGGACGGGACGGGAGCCTTCTACGATCCGGCGGAACGGCTGCGCGGGCGGGTCTTCCCGGGGCCCGACGAGCTGCTGAGCGCGCTCGGCAGCGATGTGCGCCGCCACACGGGCGGTGCGGCGACGGACGACATGGCCCTGCTGGCGGTGGCGAGGCCGGGGGAGCGGCAGCCCGAGCGGCGGCGGACGGTGCCGGTGGTCCCGAAAGGGGACGGAGCGTAA
- a CDS encoding DEAD/DEAH box helicase: MSISSSDRSVMPENDSNEIVDAETLAVTEALEAVVADEIIEALEADVTTGESLEDSTHAFDDDAAEADDADAEPTLTFGDLGLPDGIVRKLAQNGVTAPFPIQAATIPDALAGKDILGRGRTGSGKTLSFGLPTLASLAGGHTEKKKPRAIILTPTRELAMQVADALQPYGDVLGLKMKVVCGGTSMSNQIFALERGVDVLVATPGRLRDIINRGACSLANVQVAVLDEADQMADLGFLPEVTELLDQIPGGGQRMLFSATMENEIGTLVKRYLTNPVTHEVDSAQGNVTTMTHHVLVVKPKDKAPVTAAIAARKGRTIIFVRTQLGADRIAEQLIEAGVKADALHGGMTQGARTRVLADFKDGYVNALVATDVAARGIHVDGIDLVLNVDPAGDHKDYLHRSGRTARAGKSGVVVSLALPHQRRQIFRLMEDAGVDASRHIVQGVGAFDPEVAEITGARSLTQVQADSANNAAKQAEREVADLTKQLERLSRRAVELREEADRLVARSARERGEDPEAAVAEVAEAAEAEVAAAAAAAPVAEERPAFQSRDDRGNYERRDNRRDDRGDRGGDRGGFRRDDRGDRGGDRGGFRSGGDRPSGGGFRSGGDRPSGGGFRSGGDRPSGGFNRDDRGGERGGFRRDDRPSGGFRSGGDRPSGGGFRSGGDRPSGGGFRSGGDRPSGGFNRDDRGGERGGFRRDDRPSGGFNRDDRGGERGGFRRDDRPSGGFRSGGDRPTGGGFRSGGDRPTGGGFRSGGDRPTGGGFRRDDRPSGGDRPYGRRDDNRPSGSGSTGGSSFGRRDDKPRWKRND, from the coding sequence ATGTCCATTTCCAGTTCTGACCGTTCCGTCATGCCCGAGAACGACTCCAACGAGATCGTCGACGCCGAGACCCTCGCGGTCACCGAGGCCCTTGAGGCCGTAGTCGCCGACGAGATCATCGAGGCCCTCGAGGCCGATGTGACGACCGGCGAGTCCCTCGAGGACTCCACCCACGCCTTCGACGACGACGCCGCCGAGGCGGACGACGCCGACGCCGAGCCCACCCTGACCTTCGGCGACCTCGGTCTGCCGGACGGGATCGTGCGCAAGCTCGCCCAGAACGGCGTCACCGCGCCCTTCCCGATCCAGGCGGCGACCATCCCGGACGCCCTGGCCGGCAAGGACATCCTCGGCCGCGGCCGCACCGGCTCCGGCAAGACCCTCTCCTTCGGTCTGCCGACCCTGGCCTCGCTGGCCGGTGGCCACACCGAGAAGAAGAAGCCCCGCGCGATCATCCTGACGCCGACGCGTGAGCTCGCGATGCAGGTCGCGGACGCCCTCCAGCCCTACGGCGACGTGCTCGGCCTCAAGATGAAGGTCGTCTGCGGCGGTACCTCCATGAGCAACCAGATCTTCGCTCTGGAGCGCGGTGTCGACGTCCTCGTCGCCACCCCGGGCCGTCTGCGCGACATCATCAACCGTGGAGCCTGCTCCCTGGCGAACGTCCAGGTCGCGGTCCTCGACGAGGCCGACCAGATGGCCGACCTGGGCTTCCTGCCCGAGGTCACCGAGCTGCTCGACCAGATCCCCGGCGGCGGCCAGCGCATGCTCTTCTCCGCCACCATGGAGAACGAGATCGGCACCCTGGTCAAGCGCTACCTGACGAACCCCGTCACGCACGAGGTCGACAGCGCGCAGGGCAACGTCACGACCATGACGCACCACGTCCTCGTCGTGAAGCCGAAGGACAAGGCGCCGGTCACGGCCGCCATCGCCGCCCGCAAGGGCCGCACCATCATCTTCGTCCGCACCCAGCTGGGCGCCGACCGCATCGCCGAGCAGCTCATCGAGGCCGGCGTGAAGGCCGACGCGCTGCACGGCGGTATGACGCAGGGCGCCCGTACCCGCGTCCTCGCGGACTTCAAGGACGGCTACGTCAACGCGCTCGTCGCCACCGACGTCGCCGCCCGAGGCATCCACGTGGACGGCATCGACCTGGTCCTGAACGTGGACCCGGCCGGCGACCACAAGGACTACCTGCACCGCTCGGGCCGTACCGCCCGCGCCGGCAAGTCCGGTGTCGTGGTCTCGCTGGCCCTGCCGCACCAGCGCCGCCAGATCTTCCGCCTGATGGAGGACGCGGGCGTCGACGCCTCGCGCCACATCGTCCAGGGCGTCGGCGCCTTCGACCCCGAGGTCGCCGAGATCACCGGTGCCCGTTCGCTGACGCAGGTCCAGGCCGACTCCGCGAACAACGCCGCGAAGCAGGCCGAGCGCGAGGTCGCCGACCTCACCAAGCAGCTGGAGCGCCTGTCGCGCCGTGCCGTCGAGCTGCGCGAGGAGGCCGACCGCCTGGTCGCCCGCTCCGCGCGTGAGCGCGGCGAGGACCCGGAGGCCGCTGTCGCCGAGGTGGCCGAGGCCGCCGAGGCCGAGGTCGCGGCTGCCGCCGCAGCCGCCCCGGTCGCCGAGGAGCGCCCCGCGTTCCAGAGCCGTGACGACCGTGGCAACTACGAGCGCCGCGACAACCGTCGCGACGACCGTGGTGACCGTGGCGGCGACCGCGGCGGCTTCCGCCGTGACGACCGCGGCGACCGCGGTGGCGACCGCGGTGGTTTCCGCTCCGGTGGCGACCGTCCGTCCGGTGGTGGCTTCCGCTCCGGCGGTGACCGTCCCTCCGGTGGTGGCTTCCGCTCCGGTGGCGACCGTCCCTCGGGCGGTTTCAACCGTGACGACCGCGGTGGCGAGCGTGGTGGCTTCCGCCGCGACGACCGTCCGTCCGGTGGGTTCCGCTCCGGCGGTGACCGTCCGTCCGGTGGTGGGTTCCGCTCCGGCGGTGACCGTCCCTCCGGTGGTGGCTTCCGCTCCGGTGGCGACCGTCCCTCGGGCGGTTTCAACCGTGACGACCGCGGTGGCGAGCGTGGCGGCTTCCGCCGCGACGACCGTCCCTCCGGTGGTTTCAACCGTGACGACCGCGGTGGCGAGCGTGGTGGCTTCCGCCGCGACGACCGTCCGTCCGGTGGGTTCCGCTCCGGCGGTGACCGTCCGACCGGTGGTGGCTTCCGCTCCGGTGGCGACCGTCCGACCGGTGGTGGCTTCCGCTCCGGCGGTGACCGTCCCACCGGTGGTGGCTTCCGCCGCGACGACCGTCCCTCGGGCGGCGACCGCCCGTACGGCCGCCGCGACGACAACCGCCCCTCCGGATCCGGTTCGACCGGTGGCTCCTCCTTCGGCCGCCGCGACGACAAGCCGCGCTGGAAGCGCAACGACTGA
- a CDS encoding FluC/FEX family fluoride channel — protein sequence MTRPMEGAEPIDPDVDLHVPAQRAEPRPPVLAAVAAGGAAGAAARYGVALLWPAAPGSFPWGTFWVNVAGCALIGVLMVLVGEGGRSAHPLVRPFLGVGVLGGFTTFSTYAVDFARLLDAGEAGTALAYAGLTVAAALGAVWAAARLTRRAVGDAVGDGAAGAGR from the coding sequence ATGACCCGGCCGATGGAGGGCGCGGAGCCCATCGACCCGGACGTCGACCTGCACGTACCGGCGCAGCGCGCCGAACCGCGGCCCCCGGTGCTCGCGGCCGTGGCGGCCGGCGGAGCCGCGGGCGCCGCGGCGCGGTACGGGGTCGCGCTGCTGTGGCCGGCCGCGCCGGGGTCCTTCCCGTGGGGGACCTTCTGGGTCAACGTGGCGGGCTGCGCGCTCATCGGCGTCCTCATGGTGCTGGTCGGCGAGGGCGGCCGGTCGGCGCATCCGCTCGTACGGCCCTTTCTGGGGGTCGGGGTGCTCGGCGGATTCACCACTTTCTCCACCTACGCCGTGGACTTCGCGCGGCTGCTGGACGCCGGTGAGGCGGGGACCGCGCTGGCGTACGCCGGGCTCACGGTGGCGGCCGCGCTCGGCGCGGTGTGGGCGGCCGCCCGGCTGACGCGCCGCGCGGTCGGCGACGCGGTCGGCGACGGTGCGGCGGGGGCGGGCCGGTGA